Proteins from a genomic interval of Paenibacillus sp. RC334:
- a CDS encoding helix-turn-helix transcriptional regulator, with protein MIKFMVDEMLKDREMTMYALAKKSGIRPNTISQWVSDGGADVKSITLDTLDRICAALDCQPGELLKYVKDTNQ; from the coding sequence ATGATAAAGTTTATGGTCGATGAAATGCTTAAAGACAGGGAAATGACGATGTATGCTTTGGCAAAAAAATCAGGGATACGCCCCAATACGATAAGTCAGTGGGTGTCTGACGGTGGGGCAGACGTTAAATCCATTACGTTGGATACACTTGACCGTATTTGTGCTGCGCTGGATTGCCAGCCTGGAGAATTGCTCAAGTATGTGAAAGATACAAACCAATAA
- a CDS encoding diacylglycerol kinase, whose amino-acid sequence MKSARLIYNPTSGREEMKRRLADILQRLDEGGIEASCHATTGEGDATRETMDAIERGYDMIIAAGGDGTLYEVINGMAERENRPPLGVFPLGTTNDFARALGIPKQWEDYCDLVIRQNAKPLDIGKANDRYFINIAGGGTLTELTYEVPSKLKTMIGQLAYYFKGVEKMVSLAPQELIIKASGQEVIHDEFMLFLIANTNSVGGFEKLAPGATIDDGLLDVIAVRKCNLAEMIRLVTLALRGEHLQDKKIVYFKTDYMEVTSPGYVQLNLDGELGGTLPATFRNLPQHLNVFR is encoded by the coding sequence ATGAAAAGTGCTAGATTAATCTATAATCCGACCTCCGGACGCGAGGAAATGAAGCGTCGCCTTGCGGACATTTTGCAGCGTCTGGATGAAGGTGGTATTGAAGCCTCTTGCCATGCAACTACGGGAGAAGGGGATGCAACTCGTGAGACGATGGATGCCATTGAGCGCGGGTATGATATGATCATCGCCGCAGGTGGGGATGGTACATTGTACGAAGTTATTAACGGAATGGCTGAAAGGGAAAACCGTCCGCCCTTGGGCGTGTTCCCGTTAGGTACGACGAATGATTTTGCCAGGGCCTTGGGCATTCCCAAGCAATGGGAGGACTATTGCGATCTGGTCATTCGTCAAAATGCGAAGCCGCTGGATATCGGAAAAGCTAATGACCGCTATTTTATTAACATCGCGGGTGGCGGTACTTTGACCGAGCTTACGTATGAAGTTCCCAGTAAGCTGAAAACGATGATTGGACAGTTGGCTTATTATTTTAAGGGTGTGGAGAAAATGGTCAGCCTTGCCCCGCAAGAACTGATTATCAAGGCATCGGGTCAGGAAGTGATACACGACGAGTTCATGCTTTTCCTGATTGCTAATACGAACTCGGTGGGCGGATTTGAAAAGCTGGCGCCCGGTGCGACCATTGATGATGGGCTGCTCGACGTGATCGCTGTGCGCAAATGTAATCTGGCGGAAATGATTCGGTTGGTGACACTCGCGCTGCGTGGTGAGCACTTGCAGGACAAGAAAATCGTTTATTTTAAAACGGATTACATGGAAGTTACCTCGCCCGGCTATGTCCAGCTTAATCTGGATGGCGAACTGGGTGGTACCCTGCCAGCGACTTTCCGTAATTTGCCGCAGCATTTGAATGTTTTTCGGTAA
- a CDS encoding HEAT repeat domain-containing protein, translated as MENNETQQEFTEVYEQLKVAVNRTSDWKTRLAAVNDLGAWKNQQTIDVLTHRLNNDTVYAVQEAAYRKLQEWGENVQPPVRKEGELVKGLTKILVRIKKSLPADHTYNDFREKLHKMRVDIFDVYEGDKGAEFDQWLEQKWASLSTR; from the coding sequence TTGGAAAACAACGAAACTCAACAGGAATTTACAGAAGTATATGAGCAGCTTAAAGTAGCCGTAAACCGAACCTCCGATTGGAAAACGCGTCTAGCTGCGGTGAATGATCTGGGTGCATGGAAGAACCAACAGACGATTGACGTGCTAACACACCGATTGAATAATGATACGGTATATGCCGTTCAGGAAGCCGCTTACCGCAAGCTTCAGGAATGGGGCGAGAATGTACAGCCCCCTGTGCGCAAAGAGGGTGAGCTTGTTAAGGGCTTGACGAAGATCCTGGTGCGGATTAAAAAAAGCCTGCCAGCCGACCATACCTATAACGATTTTCGCGAGAAGTTGCACAAGATGAGAGTCGATATTTTTGACGTCTATGAAGGTGACAAGGGTGCTGAGTTTGATCAGTGGCTGGAGCAAAAATGGGCCTCGTTATCCACAAGATAA
- a CDS encoding VOC family protein — MTESREYMGVSGKYTKNGTPNGFTSITPFITVKNPSEAIEFYKTVFNARVKDVTEYPDGNGDKIIAHAELDFGNGFLQLGAANPAYKLALPPDEDNACYSLGIYVINVDQVLENAVARGAKVREPVVSFVSGDRFGSILDPFGVRWSIMTRIEDLSEEESSRRVAEWAKSFSGE, encoded by the coding sequence ATGACTGAAAGCAGAGAATATATGGGAGTGTCAGGTAAATATACAAAGAATGGAACACCCAACGGCTTTACATCTATTACCCCATTTATAACAGTGAAGAATCCTTCTGAGGCAATAGAGTTCTATAAAACTGTTTTCAATGCAAGGGTTAAGGATGTTACTGAATATCCTGATGGAAATGGCGATAAAATAATTGCTCATGCGGAATTAGATTTTGGAAATGGTTTTTTGCAGCTGGGAGCAGCGAATCCGGCATATAAATTGGCCTTGCCGCCAGATGAAGACAATGCGTGTTATTCTTTAGGAATTTACGTAATTAATGTTGATCAGGTACTTGAAAATGCGGTAGCAAGAGGAGCAAAAGTAAGGGAACCGGTTGTAAGCTTTGTTTCAGGTGATCGATTCGGAAGTATATTGGATCCTTTTGGAGTAAGATGGTCTATTATGACTAGGATTGAGGATTTGTCAGAAGAAGAAAGTAGTCGGAGGGTTGCTGAATGGGCCAAAAGCTTTAGTGGAGAATAA
- a CDS encoding YafY family protein, whose translation MPKNDNMLAILWMLNSGVKMTAKQISEKLEINIRTVYRYIDALCASGVPIISDTGHNGGYSLLNNFIRAPLLFDIEEKKALLHAAVFAKEAGYPLSEALGNATSKLKMYSNQEQESILSRHLAGFEVINRMGDPSVQPVLAELEQAVANEFSVEIDYRTSHEEQPKNRVIDPYGMVYWNNKWYTVAFCHLRNEIRSFRADRILQIKRTQIIFKRPEAFSAREFFMQNLLPDLVGKDGLISLIIGGRSEALDDLCLHWFMGHHLKERTSDQAIFLLEEKSIHIYVPYFLLSYGKSIQVIEPQSLKEKLVAVASELMEYYQL comes from the coding sequence ATGCCAAAAAATGATAATATGCTGGCCATTCTATGGATGCTGAATTCAGGCGTAAAAATGACTGCAAAACAAATATCCGAAAAGTTAGAAATAAATATAAGGACAGTTTATCGGTATATTGATGCACTATGTGCCAGTGGAGTGCCTATAATATCCGACACAGGTCATAATGGCGGGTATAGCTTGCTGAATAATTTTATCAGAGCACCTCTGCTATTTGATATTGAAGAAAAAAAGGCACTCCTTCATGCTGCTGTTTTTGCAAAAGAAGCCGGATACCCTTTGAGTGAGGCGTTAGGCAATGCGACATCAAAATTGAAAATGTATTCGAATCAGGAGCAGGAAAGTATACTTAGCCGTCATTTAGCCGGATTTGAAGTTATAAACCGCATGGGAGACCCTTCTGTTCAGCCGGTATTGGCGGAATTGGAGCAGGCTGTAGCAAACGAATTCTCTGTAGAAATTGATTATCGCACAAGCCATGAAGAACAACCCAAGAATAGGGTGATAGACCCCTATGGAATGGTCTACTGGAACAATAAATGGTATACTGTTGCATTTTGCCACCTAAGGAATGAGATCCGCAGCTTTCGGGCAGATCGAATTCTACAAATCAAGCGTACTCAAATCATATTTAAGCGTCCCGAAGCTTTTTCGGCCCGTGAATTTTTTATGCAAAATCTGTTACCTGATTTAGTGGGCAAGGACGGGTTAATTTCTTTAATTATCGGGGGCAGGTCAGAGGCATTGGATGACTTATGCCTGCATTGGTTTATGGGGCATCATCTGAAAGAGCGGACATCAGATCAAGCAATCTTTTTACTTGAGGAAAAATCAATTCATATATATGTCCCTTATTTTCTTCTATCCTACGGGAAATCCATTCAAGTAATCGAACCACAGAGTTTGAAGGAAAAACTTGTTGCTGTTGCGTCGGAGTTAATGGAATATTATCAACTTTAA
- the rlmD gene encoding 23S rRNA (uracil(1939)-C(5))-methyltransferase RlmD, which translates to MTSNRSGRGKSRRNEAAPNQGKPQKKTMSMNSERGQGQGQLRAGTGNGSEQERERKTLEKGRGSHRASRGGRSQDASNRNRVSAERTDLPVQKNDEAVMDIIGMNHDGEGVGRVEGFTLFVPGALPGEKVRIKVLKTKKQYGYAKLLDIVQASPDRIAAPCAIYDQCGGCQIQHMSYEAQLGWKRQHVVDVLERIGKLNVEGNEGSIAGEQAAVKVLPALGMSEPWRYRNKAQVPIGVTEGGLVGGFYARGSHRIVDMDTCLIQDERNDEVVAHVKEIGRTLGISAYNEETGRGLLRHVVVKTAFHTGEMMLVLVTNGRDIPHADAWIGSIREHIPHVASICQNVNTKRTNVIFGDETRVLWGRDVIYDYIGNVQFAISARSFYQVNPVQTEVLYSKTVEYAGLTGKETVIDAYCGIGTISLFLAQHADQVYGVEIVKEAIEDARSNALLNNMRNVKFEVGASEDVIPAWKEQGITADVIVVDPPRKGCDPRLLETILEMKPERVVYVSCNPSTLARDLRILEDGGYRTVEVQPVDMFPHTVHVEAVVRIERLKDCWKIKDEDSSYAKK; encoded by the coding sequence ATGACGAGTAACCGTAGCGGACGTGGAAAAAGCCGCCGGAATGAAGCAGCTCCCAATCAAGGGAAGCCGCAGAAAAAGACCATGTCGATGAACAGTGAAAGAGGACAGGGACAAGGACAGCTTCGAGCTGGAACAGGAAATGGAAGTGAGCAGGAAAGGGAACGGAAGACATTGGAAAAAGGGCGTGGATCGCATCGCGCTTCCCGTGGTGGACGAAGTCAGGATGCATCCAATCGTAACCGAGTTAGTGCAGAGCGTACCGATCTGCCAGTGCAAAAAAACGATGAAGCCGTGATGGACATCATCGGCATGAACCATGACGGCGAAGGTGTGGGACGCGTTGAGGGTTTTACGCTGTTCGTTCCAGGCGCGTTGCCGGGTGAAAAGGTGCGGATAAAGGTGCTGAAAACGAAAAAGCAGTATGGCTATGCCAAGCTGCTGGATATCGTACAGGCAAGCCCTGACCGGATTGCAGCTCCCTGCGCCATCTACGATCAGTGCGGCGGCTGTCAGATCCAGCATATGAGCTACGAAGCGCAGCTAGGCTGGAAGCGCCAGCATGTCGTGGACGTGCTGGAGCGTATCGGGAAGCTGAATGTGGAGGGAAATGAAGGTTCCATTGCAGGTGAGCAAGCTGCTGTAAAGGTACTTCCTGCGCTGGGCATGAGCGAGCCGTGGAGATACCGCAACAAAGCCCAAGTGCCGATCGGCGTCACCGAAGGCGGACTTGTCGGCGGCTTCTACGCACGTGGCAGTCATCGTATCGTGGATATGGACACCTGTCTCATTCAGGACGAGCGTAACGACGAGGTCGTTGCACATGTTAAAGAGATTGGGCGGACGCTGGGCATCAGCGCATATAATGAAGAAACCGGACGCGGACTACTGCGCCATGTCGTCGTCAAGACTGCTTTTCATACAGGTGAAATGATGCTGGTCCTCGTCACGAATGGACGAGATATCCCGCACGCAGATGCCTGGATCGGCAGTATTCGTGAGCATATCCCACACGTGGCAAGCATTTGCCAGAACGTGAATACCAAGCGAACGAACGTTATTTTTGGCGACGAAACCCGTGTACTATGGGGCCGTGACGTGATCTATGATTACATCGGAAACGTCCAATTTGCTATTTCCGCGAGGTCCTTTTATCAGGTGAACCCCGTTCAAACCGAAGTGCTGTATAGCAAAACCGTCGAATATGCCGGACTCACGGGTAAAGAAACGGTGATCGACGCATACTGCGGTATCGGCACCATTTCCTTGTTCCTCGCTCAACATGCGGATCAGGTATACGGAGTGGAGATCGTCAAAGAAGCTATTGAGGATGCACGGAGTAATGCGCTGTTGAACAATATGCGCAATGTGAAGTTTGAGGTAGGCGCGTCCGAAGACGTCATCCCCGCATGGAAAGAGCAAGGCATCACAGCCGACGTCATCGTCGTCGATCCACCCCGCAAGGGCTGCGATCCTCGCCTGCTCGAAACCATTCTGGAGATGAAGCCAGAGCGCGTGGTCTATGTATCCTGCAATCCGAGCACGCTGGCACGGGATTTAAGGATACTGGAGGATGGAGGGTATAGAACGGTGGAGGTTCAGCCCGTAGACATGTTCCCGCATACGGTGCATGTGGAGGCTGTTGTGAGGATTGAAAGGTTGAAAGATTGTTGGAAAATAAAAGATGAGGATTCATCTTATGCCAAAAAATGA
- a CDS encoding GNAT family N-acetyltransferase: protein MNLKMIEELSLNNWQPLSTLLYDGWILRFADGYTKRANSIHYSTFDLDHKIEECESLYFNRNLPATYKITPFIHPEHLDRILEEKGYSLIDPTSVQTLKLDNLSSPQLNSVNIDEHMNEEWLAHFCRLNRVEVHHKGIMERMLSNIITKKGFISLYDNNQVIACGLGIIEREHLGLYDIVTDLNYRNQGFGEQMILHLLKWGQEHGARHSYLAVVADNKPAQRLYAKLGYSEVYTYWYRVKA from the coding sequence ATGAACCTTAAAATGATTGAAGAGCTATCCTTGAACAACTGGCAGCCCCTGTCCACTTTGCTTTACGATGGATGGATTTTGCGCTTTGCAGATGGTTATACCAAACGTGCCAACTCGATTCATTATTCAACCTTTGACCTCGATCATAAAATTGAAGAGTGTGAGAGCTTATATTTCAATCGTAACTTGCCCGCAACCTATAAAATCACTCCCTTTATCCATCCTGAGCATTTAGATCGCATTTTAGAGGAAAAGGGCTATTCCCTCATTGACCCAACAAGTGTTCAAACCTTGAAGCTGGATAACCTAAGCAGCCCCCAACTAAATTCGGTGAACATAGATGAACATATGAATGAAGAATGGTTAGCGCATTTTTGCAGACTTAATCGTGTGGAAGTTCATCATAAGGGTATCATGGAACGCATGTTATCTAATATCATAACGAAGAAAGGGTTTATCTCGCTTTATGACAACAATCAAGTTATTGCTTGCGGTCTTGGAATTATCGAAAGAGAGCATCTAGGTTTATACGATATTGTGACCGATTTAAATTACAGAAATCAGGGCTTCGGGGAACAAATGATATTACATTTGCTCAAATGGGGACAAGAGCATGGGGCCAGACACAGCTATTTAGCCGTTGTAGCCGATAATAAACCTGCACAACGGCTTTATGCCAAACTGGGATACTCGGAAGTTTATACGTATTGGTATAGGGTTAAAGCTTGA
- a CDS encoding amino acid permease, with the protein MESKQLTRGLKPRHVELIALGGTIGVGLFMGSASTIKWAGPSVLLAYLLAGIIMFFVMRMMGEMLILEPVTGSFATFAHKYISPLAGFLTAWSYWFLWVTVGMAEVTAIGVYVGYWFPDIPQWLPALAGVIIIALANLAAVKFYGEFEFWFAMIKIVAIIFMLIIGTGMIFFGLGNGGQPIGLSNLYSHGGFFAGGLKGFLFALCIVTAAYQGIEMVGITAGEAENPKMTLRKAIKNIIWRILIFYVGAIFVIVTIYPWNQIGEIGSPFVLTFAKVGIVAAAGIINFVVLTAAMSGCNSGIYSAGRMLYTLSKNGQAPKFFGKVSESGVPRNSIIATISLLLVGVLFNYLIPDSKLFLYIYSASVLPGMVPWFAMAISQFKFRKKWKNEMENHPFKSRFFPISNYITIIFLSLVIVGMWFNPDTRTSLIVGASFMAIVIVGYFVFGIGKRQRIEELDKK; encoded by the coding sequence TTGGAATCGAAACAATTAACGAGAGGGCTAAAGCCACGGCATGTTGAGCTGATTGCGCTTGGAGGCACCATTGGCGTTGGCTTGTTTATGGGGTCAGCAAGTACGATAAAATGGGCGGGGCCTTCTGTGCTGTTGGCCTATCTCTTAGCCGGGATTATTATGTTTTTTGTCATGCGGATGATGGGAGAAATGCTGATTCTCGAACCGGTGACAGGCTCATTCGCTACTTTTGCACATAAATATATTAGCCCTTTGGCCGGTTTTTTGACCGCTTGGAGCTATTGGTTTTTATGGGTTACTGTAGGGATGGCGGAGGTTACTGCCATTGGGGTGTACGTGGGCTATTGGTTCCCTGACATTCCGCAATGGCTACCAGCCTTGGCAGGTGTCATCATTATTGCGTTAGCCAATTTGGCGGCTGTGAAATTTTATGGAGAATTTGAATTTTGGTTTGCCATGATTAAGATTGTCGCCATTATCTTTATGCTGATTATTGGCACGGGTATGATCTTCTTTGGCCTGGGGAACGGCGGGCAACCGATCGGTCTCTCCAATCTGTACAGCCATGGCGGTTTTTTTGCAGGTGGTTTAAAAGGATTTTTATTTGCGCTCTGTATTGTAACGGCCGCTTATCAGGGTATAGAGATGGTGGGCATTACGGCGGGTGAAGCAGAAAATCCGAAAATGACGCTGCGAAAAGCCATTAAGAATATTATCTGGCGTATTCTGATTTTTTACGTGGGTGCGATCTTTGTTATTGTTACGATCTATCCTTGGAACCAAATTGGCGAGATCGGCAGTCCTTTCGTTCTAACCTTTGCCAAAGTAGGGATTGTTGCCGCTGCGGGTATCATCAATTTCGTTGTTCTCACAGCCGCGATGTCAGGCTGCAACAGCGGGATTTACAGTGCTGGAAGAATGCTATATACATTGTCTAAAAACGGACAAGCCCCCAAGTTCTTTGGGAAAGTTTCCGAAAGCGGGGTTCCCAGAAATAGTATTATTGCGACCATTTCCTTGCTGCTGGTGGGAGTGCTGTTTAATTACTTAATCCCTGATTCCAAGCTGTTCCTGTATATTTATAGCGCCAGTGTTCTTCCAGGCATGGTACCGTGGTTTGCAATGGCAATCAGCCAATTTAAATTCAGGAAAAAGTGGAAGAACGAAATGGAAAATCATCCCTTCAAGTCTCGTTTTTTCCCGATCAGTAACTACATCACCATTATCTTCTTGTCCCTGGTGATCGTTGGAATGTGGTTCAATCCAGACACGCGTACGTCACTGATTGTCGGAGCATCATTCATGGCAATCGTCATTGTCGGCTATTTTGTCTTTGGCATAGGAAAGCGGCAGAGAATTGAAGAATTAGATAAGAAATAG
- a CDS encoding S-layer homology domain-containing protein — MKCKKELQRIRRYMAGLLAVWLFCVHTVPVFADRAFNDIEHSYAADAIEAMASQGVVTGYHDGSFRPIDFISRQEWASIFAKTVKRTSNTRSVVPFTDVSPWALSYVQTLQEENITKGISDQLFGAKHNMTRQDMAVWYARYFGVSEDTRASSISSFVDQSDISDYAQTSVWLMERLELMEGDTNHYFHPKESVKRQDATLVAYRIWLGGDDLRERAKRLLESLGNGAATTNQPISLPESKKVVVDLAPEISHQRANPEIEEPKSHSPRPDPPDSPITPTEPKPEPPVIPPGPGPKPPETPPVIPPVTPPPPGPKPKPPVIPPDHSSDFVVDEVVIKAPELVNQPETYPAYQLSFQLYNEGRLVSIPDVSVTSVTYTFSDTLGVFDEQGKIARSQNIPDADGYIPVEIEVTIAKPYRVLKAQTKLIVKGKTPPVEDPSVISSVYLATYTISQATTLDPVAWSMPYVFQNAKGEVIPPGLLPSDLKLRIEDSRGIFDEDGHIANLHLIPTVNSVIPFKIEVESPSQGIHFITDAELTVVPGERKKQYFAVSMMLQGQDAGSTTTVDQIEQARQLLMDQFGPNLKVTWAMENRFVFVETNRPQLKKVLEYVDQYGDEVGILDGYPNNLYALPEWEARMNEWLYMYRYNALNELHQSGSLGSPSVFESMDTDQYRKYLPKSLTSFTVNPEQAQWLKDHFKITSAMGWSATQYNVNSMYGEGSPLMPYWSNKDNPIVPAQGLANNSGIVFMNSITIDPIGSRYTKDSSRWTLHPGDPYVTETDAAPQLYIAQQYLDNPYQRLNTVNYMSIILDINWLAKNHNMSQIWENFVNHFPADREVEIVGVDGLKQIYESLAGSNNDHTEFSLMFRGSGIKAVMDSNNSPANLRYLWTENASQRIILSKEDGDTAWSIIDFTDYTRNPVPKTPFNLDRNTDVSYVTGRNFKLKPTAPLTAEEIQRVKDRLKEIYFAEEVNYQ; from the coding sequence ATGAAATGTAAAAAAGAGTTACAACGAATTAGGCGGTACATGGCTGGTTTACTAGCTGTTTGGTTGTTCTGCGTACATACTGTACCTGTTTTTGCAGACAGGGCCTTTAACGATATTGAGCATTCCTACGCTGCTGATGCGATTGAAGCCATGGCTTCTCAAGGGGTTGTTACTGGTTATCACGATGGCAGCTTCCGGCCCATAGATTTTATTTCGCGGCAGGAGTGGGCGAGTATCTTTGCTAAAACCGTAAAACGAACGTCGAACACCAGAAGTGTTGTTCCTTTTACAGATGTGTCGCCGTGGGCTTTATCTTATGTGCAGACCCTGCAGGAAGAGAACATTACCAAAGGAATTAGTGATCAGTTATTCGGTGCAAAGCACAATATGACTCGCCAGGATATGGCAGTTTGGTATGCCAGGTATTTCGGTGTTTCTGAAGATACCCGCGCTTCCAGTATATCCAGTTTTGTGGATCAGTCTGATATATCAGACTATGCACAAACGAGCGTATGGCTGATGGAACGGTTGGAACTGATGGAGGGGGATACAAATCACTATTTCCACCCCAAAGAGTCTGTGAAACGGCAGGATGCTACACTGGTTGCTTATCGGATATGGCTAGGCGGTGACGATCTGAGAGAACGTGCCAAGCGTTTGCTGGAGTCATTAGGAAATGGAGCAGCAACGACAAATCAGCCGATCAGCCTACCAGAATCGAAGAAGGTAGTGGTCGACCTGGCGCCGGAAATTAGTCACCAGCGTGCGAATCCAGAAATCGAAGAGCCTAAAAGCCATAGTCCAAGGCCCGATCCACCGGACTCGCCGATAACACCAACAGAGCCGAAGCCTGAACCGCCAGTTATACCACCGGGACCTGGCCCTAAACCACCAGAGACACCGCCAGTAATACCGCCAGTAACGCCGCCGCCACCGGGACCGAAACCGAAACCACCGGTGATTCCACCGGATCATTCCTCGGATTTTGTAGTGGATGAGGTTGTAATCAAGGCGCCGGAGTTGGTAAATCAACCGGAAACGTATCCTGCATATCAGCTGTCCTTTCAGCTATACAATGAAGGACGCTTGGTAAGCATTCCCGATGTCAGCGTCACAAGTGTCACTTACACATTTAGTGATACATTAGGTGTTTTTGATGAACAAGGGAAAATCGCTCGTTCCCAAAATATTCCTGATGCTGATGGTTACATCCCTGTAGAGATAGAAGTCACAATTGCCAAACCCTACCGTGTGCTTAAAGCACAAACCAAGCTGATCGTGAAAGGGAAGACTCCTCCAGTAGAGGACCCGAGTGTAATCAGTTCCGTATACTTGGCGACATACACCATTTCACAGGCCACTACTCTAGACCCTGTAGCCTGGAGTATGCCCTATGTATTTCAAAATGCAAAGGGAGAGGTCATACCGCCAGGTTTGTTGCCGTCAGACTTGAAGCTTCGGATAGAGGATTCCAGAGGCATATTTGACGAGGATGGACATATTGCCAATCTGCATCTGATTCCTACAGTGAACTCTGTCATTCCATTCAAGATCGAGGTTGAATCACCATCTCAGGGAATTCACTTCATAACCGATGCCGAGTTAACGGTAGTACCGGGAGAGCGCAAAAAGCAATATTTTGCTGTCTCAATGATGCTACAGGGACAAGATGCGGGCAGTACGACCACGGTAGACCAAATTGAGCAGGCTCGTCAATTGCTGATGGATCAATTTGGCCCCAACTTAAAAGTGACCTGGGCCATGGAAAATAGATTTGTTTTTGTAGAAACGAATCGCCCGCAGCTTAAAAAGGTTTTGGAATATGTGGATCAGTACGGTGATGAAGTCGGGATTTTGGACGGGTATCCGAATAATCTGTACGCACTCCCTGAATGGGAAGCACGGATGAACGAGTGGTTGTATATGTATCGTTATAATGCACTCAATGAGCTGCACCAATCCGGGTCGTTGGGATCACCTTCGGTGTTTGAAAGCATGGATACAGACCAATACCGGAAGTATCTGCCTAAATCATTGACCAGTTTTACGGTGAACCCTGAGCAGGCCCAATGGCTTAAAGATCATTTTAAGATCACTTCAGCGATGGGGTGGTCGGCTACACAGTATAATGTTAACAGCATGTATGGTGAAGGTTCACCTTTGATGCCTTACTGGTCCAATAAGGATAATCCGATTGTTCCAGCACAGGGGCTTGCAAATAATAGTGGTATCGTGTTTATGAACTCGATTACGATTGATCCCATTGGATCACGCTATACAAAGGATTCCTCACGCTGGACTCTCCATCCAGGCGACCCATATGTGACTGAAACGGATGCGGCACCACAACTGTATATAGCACAGCAATATTTAGATAACCCGTATCAACGTTTAAATACGGTAAACTACATGTCCATTATTTTGGACATCAACTGGCTTGCCAAGAACCATAACATGTCTCAAATATGGGAGAACTTTGTGAATCACTTCCCTGCTGACCGCGAGGTCGAGATTGTGGGAGTGGACGGGCTGAAACAGATTTATGAATCGTTAGCTGGATCGAATAATGATCATACGGAATTTTCGCTCATGTTTAGGGGTTCCGGCATTAAGGCAGTTATGGACTCCAATAATTCACCAGCCAATCTGCGTTACTTGTGGACTGAAAATGCTTCACAGCGGATCATTTTATCCAAGGAGGATGGAGATACGGCATGGTCCATTATTGATTTTACCGACTATACCCGAAATCCG